The following proteins are encoded in a genomic region of Gossypium hirsutum isolate 1008001.06 chromosome D05, Gossypium_hirsutum_v2.1, whole genome shotgun sequence:
- the LOC107906983 gene encoding zinc finger CCCH domain-containing protein 23 encodes MMIGESIQPNPTIKIPVGDPFNDPTASFPSVNFNYNNAVSSPCPVDYLGSLHRYLPSNDYESDSFSDDSDLPVDAFSCDHFRMYEFKVRRCARGRSHDWTECPYAHPGEKARRRDPQKFHYSGTACPDFRKGSCKKGDSCEFAHGVFECWLHPARYRTQPCKDGTSCQRRVCFFAHTPEQLRVLPQQSPRGNGSASADLDYVGSPMRHRLEFVSSPTSILASPPISPPSESPPMSPSGSFNSVSELAASMRSLQLGKSKMNGACSWGLQMGSGFSSPRGSTLRPGFCSSPSTPTRTPTRSSLGQFDIWEFNAVQEEPAMERVESGRDLRARMYAKLSKENSIGRHEPTGSGPDVGWVSELVK; translated from the coding sequence ATGATGATCGGAGAATCAATCCAACCAAATCCCACCATCAAAATCCCCGTAGGGGACCCATTCAACGATCCGACGGCTAGCTTTCCCTCCGTTAACTTTAACTACAACAATGCAGTCAGTAGTCCTTGCCCCGTCGATTACCTCGGGTCTCTCCACCGTTACCTACCGTCAAACGACTACGAGTCCGATTCGTTTAGTGATGATTCGGACTTGCCTGTTGATGCATTCTCATGCGACCATTTCCGGATGTACGAGTTCAAGGTGAGGAGGTGTGCTCGTGGAAGGTCACATGACTGGACTGAGTGTCCGTACGCTCACCCTGGTGAGAAGGCCCGAAGAAGGGACCCGCAAAAGTTTCATTACTCTGGAACTGCTTGCCCCGATTTTCGCAAGGGAAGCTGTAAGAAAGGCGATTCATGTGAATTCGCTCACGGCGTTTTTGAGTGTTGGCTCCACCCTGCTCGTTACCGTACTCAGCCTTGCAAAGACGGTACCAGTTGTCAAAGAAGGGTTTGTTTTTTCGCTCACACACCGGAGCAGCTTCGCGTGTTGCCGCAGCAGAGTCCGAGAGGAAATGGGTCCGCTTCAGCTGATTTGGATTATGTTGGTTCGCCCATGCGCCATCGTCTAGAGTTTGTTTCTTCACCAACTTCTATTCTGGCTTCACCTCCAATATCCCCACCTTCTGAGTCACCTCCTATGTCACCCAGTGGCTCATTTAACTCGGTGAGTGAACTTGCTGCTTCTATGCGAAGTTTGCAGCTGGGTAAGTCTAAAATGAATGGTGCTTGTTCCTGGGGCCTGCAAATGGGATCGGGTTTCAGTTCTCCACGTGGTTCCACACTCCGACCCGGTTTTTGCAGCTCTCCTTCAACTCCAACTCGTACGCCGACTCGGTCTAGCCTCGGTCAGTTTGACATCTGGGAATTCAACGCTGTCCAAGAGGAACCTGCAATGGAGAGAGTGGAGTCTGGGAGAGACCTGAGGGCAAGGATGTACGCAAAACTGAGCAAGGAAAATTCTATCGGCCGACATGAACCAACCGGGTCGGGTCCTGATGTTGGATGGGTATCTGAGTTGGTGAAATGA